AACCAACTCTTTAGCTTTTTCTAACCCAGCAAAGATCTGATCTAAATCATGACCATCTTCAATCTTTAGATACTCATAATTTAATTGCTTAAAGAAGTTGGCTTGATCATCTTTTAAATTGGTTAACAACTTATTAAACTCACCAAAGTTTTCTGAGATCGACATCTGATTATCATTAAGGATAATAATCATCTTATGATGATGAAAACTAATATTGTTGATTGCTTCAAAAGCGATCCCATTAGCAATACTACCATCCCCGATTACGGGGATGATTAGTTGTTCTTTATCCAGTAGTTGGTTACTAAAAACTAACCCACTAGCTACACTAAGTGAATTTGAAGTATGACCACCAGCATAATAGTCATACTTAGATTCGTTTAGATCTTGTAATCCACTTAACCCATTTGTTTCACGGATCGATCTCATCCGATCAAACCGACCAGTCACCATCTTATGAACATAAGCTTGGTGACTGGTATCATAAAAGACTTTATCTCGATCTAGATTAAAAAAGTATGCTAGTGCAATACTTAGTTCAACAATCCCTAGATTGGATGATCAGTGGATACTTTTTTCTTTACCAAGATTAATCAGATAATCCCTGATCTCAGTTGCTAATTGTTTAAGAGCAGCTTTTTTGATCTTCAAAAAATCAGCATAACTTTTAATCGTATTTAATAGTTTCATTATGATTCTTTATTAATCTCTTCTAAAGGCAAGTTGAGATGATCAATCTTTTCAACTTGCTCTTTTAAGATATTTAATAAACCCTTGATCTTCCCATATTCCATCCGGTTGGGTCCAACGATTGCAATTTGGTGTTTATTTTGTTCGGTTTCAATTAAGGTTGAAGCAACTGAGATCCCTTCAATCCCAATATCTTGACCAAAAGTGATCACTGACTTCCCGGTTTTTTGTTGCATAAATGAGATCTGTTCTCAGATTGAGGTGTTCTCAAGTAAGTTTAAGATCTCACTTAACTTATTATGGTCATGAAACTCGGGATGGATCACCAATTTTTTTGTCCCCTTAATGTTGATCGTGCTCTTTTCATTAATATCAAAGATATAGTTAACGATCCGTTGCATCACGAATTCGTATTCGTGAACTTTAGTTCTAACGATCTCTTTGATCGCGGTTAGTTTTTCTTTCAATTCAATAAATGGGGTATCAACTAACCGATCATTAAAGATCTGCACACAAGTTGATACATCATTGTATTGAATTGAATTTTGGTACTTAATCGTTTTTTTAATCACCTCACCAGAAGAAGAAACAATCAAGATTATTGCGGTATTATTATTAATCTTGATTAGATCCATTCGTTTAAGTAGATCATAAGATTTGAACTTGGTAATGACGGAAGGCAAGTTGGTGACATTATTAATGAATTCAACTGATTGTTCAATCACCTCATCAATTGAATGATATCGTTTATTTAAGATCGCCATCAATTTTTGTTTTAATCGTTCTGAGATCTTAGTTTCAGCTAAATTAGCTTCATAATATTGATACCCCTTTATTGTGGGAATTCTTCCTGCTGAGGTGTGGGGTTTTTCGATATACTTTTCTTTTTCTAACACCGACATCTCATTGCGGATCGTTGCACTAGATACTTCGTTGTTAAAGTATTTTTCTAAGATGATCTTAGAACCAACTGCAGTTGCAGTTGAGATATATTCATTAATAATCGCCTTCAAAATTAAGATCTGGCGTTCCGTCAATTTATTATTCATAATAATAAAATTATATAAGACAATGAATTTTAATCTCAAACAAAAACTAGATCTGGCCCCAAAAAAACCAGGGTGTTACCTATGAAAGAATCACCTTAATGAGATTATTTACATAGGTAAAGCTAAAAATATCTACAAGAGGGTGCACCAATACTTTAATGGGCCAAAAGATCTGAAAACATCAAAGCTCGTTAATGAGATCTTTTATGTTGAATTCATTGAAGTTAATAATGAAAATGAAGCTTTATTATTAGAAGCTAATCTAATAAAAAAGCATAAGCCTAGATATAATATCTTATTAAAGGATAACAATGGTTATCCTTATATCTTGATGACGAAAGAAAAGTATCCAAGACTAATTTATACACGTAACTTTGATCCCAAAAAAGGTAAACATTACGGCCCTTTTGCTTCAAGTGAGATGAAAGCATATGATCTTTATAATCTTTTATTAAAACTGTTTCCCTTAAAAAACTGTTTTAATAAAAAGGGCCGTAAGTGTGAGTTTTATGA
The nucleotide sequence above comes from Mycoplasmoides gallisepticum. Encoded proteins:
- the hrcA gene encoding heat-inducible transcriptional repressor HrcA, which translates into the protein MNNKLTERQILILKAIINEYISTATAVGSKIILEKYFNNEVSSATIRNEMSVLEKEKYIEKPHTSAGRIPTIKGYQYYEANLAETKISERLKQKLMAILNKRYHSIDEVIEQSVEFINNVTNLPSVITKFKSYDLLKRMDLIKINNNTAIILIVSSSGEVIKKTIKYQNSIQYNDVSTCVQIFNDRLVDTPFIELKEKLTAIKEIVRTKVHEYEFVMQRIVNYIFDINEKSTINIKGTKKLVIHPEFHDHNKLSEILNLLENTSIWEQISFMQQKTGKSVITFGQDIGIEGISVASTLIETEQNKHQIAIVGPNRMEYGKIKGLLNILKEQVEKIDHLNLPLEEINKES